One window of Bactrocera tryoni isolate S06 chromosome 2, CSIRO_BtryS06_freeze2, whole genome shotgun sequence genomic DNA carries:
- the LOC120769071 gene encoding phospholipase A2 group XV-like, which yields MKLAFFWIYVVLFSIKEVVNAASFFKRAKLLSPVIFVPGDGGSQLEAKLNKSSSLLYCAKKSDWYSLWLNLELLVIPPVYCWVENVKLCYDEITRTTRNTPGVEIRVPGWGDPEVVEWIDPTHNKAGAYFKDIANVLVDLGYERKKNIHGAPYDFRKGPSEHRQFFIDLKKLVEDSYERNSKSPVTFISHSMGSPMTLVFLHQQTTEWRKKYVKRQISLAGAWAGSMKALKVFAMGDDLDSFLLSGKILKEEQITNPSTAWLLPSPLFWRPSEVLVETPSRVYTMSQMKQYFDDIDYSVGWHMRADNMQFTLNFSPPEIELHCLYGDGLDTVERLQYKKDTIIDETPKLIMGKGDGTVNQRSLRACHAWIDRQSANITNVALNGVDHMGVLAHKDVLNYIKNVMQT from the exons aTGAAGTTGGCTTTTTTCTGGATCTATGTAGTTCTATTTTCTATAAAGGAAGTGGTCAACGCGGCGTCATTTTTCAAACGAGCAAAATTATTATCTCCTGTAATATTTG TTCCAGGCGACGGTGGAAGTCAACTCGAGGCGAAACTCAATAAATCGAGCTCCCTTCTGTATTGTGCAAAGAAATCTGATTGGTACAGTCTGTGGTTAAATTTAGAATTATTGGTGATACCGCCAGTTTATTGTTGGgttgaaaatgttaaactatgTTACGATGAAATTACTCGAACAACTCGCAATACACCAGGAGTTGAGATACGTGTTCCTGGATGGGGTGATCCTGAGGTGGTTGAATGGATAGATCCTACACATAATAAAGCTGGGGCCTACTTTAAAGATATAGCAAATGTGTTAGTTGATTTGGGTTATGAACGAAAAAAGAATATACATGGAGCACCATATGACTTTCGAAAAGGACCAA GTGAACATCGTcaatttttcattgatttaaaaaaacttgttGAGGATTCGTATGAACGAAACTCAAAGTCGCCTGTTACGTTCATATCCCACAGTATGGGCAGTCCAATGACATTAGTGTTTCTTCACCAACAGACTACGGAATGGCGGAAAAAATACGTAAAGCGGCAAATAAGTTTAGCCGGAGCATGGGCTGGTAGTATGAAAGCCCTTAAAGTGTTTGCAATGG gtGATGATTTGGACTCGTTTCTTCtcagtggaaaaattttaaaggaaGAACAAATTACGAATCCCTCTACCGCGTGGTTACTTCCCTCGCCGCTCTTTTGGCGACCTTCGGAGGTCTTGGTAGAAACCCCTTCACGTGTTTATACAATGTCACAAATGAAGCAATATTTCGACGATATTGATTATTCCGTTGGTTGGCATATGCGAGCAGACAATATGCAATTCACATTAAATTTCAGTCCGCCAGAAATAGAACTACATTGTCTGTACGGGGACGGTTTGGACACGGTTGAACG TTTACAATACAAAAAGGATACTATCATTGATGAAACACCTAAATTGATAATGGGAAAAGGTGATGGAACAGTAAATCAGCGGTCCTTACGTGCTTGTCATGCATGGATCGATCGACAAAGTGCCAATATCACGAACGTTGCTTTAAATGGGGTGGACCATATGGGTGTACTTGCACACAAAGATGtattgaattatattaaaaatgttatgcAGACCTAG